The following are from one region of the Methanomassiliicoccales archaeon LGM-DZ1 genome:
- a CDS encoding VWA domain-containing protein encodes MPGVDVNAGVFPFSAIVGNEMAKTAVLCAAVSPGIKAVLIRGLSGTGKTAIARSVPCIDPGRKVVNVPLNATGEQIFGAIDMEAAIATGKVEMAESLLNRADGNYIYMDDADLFDTSLLIQMLDSVHSRRVRVERENISAEYGCQTKLLASMNSTRRYLDRHVLDMFDISVSMRRQKDESRAEEIIRRALGLGDGNSRLEKLFAGDDEKISKEVAEARRRLPEVRIPKTQMRSIARICTSLGVKGCRGALSTAYAAAALCALDGRRMVSKKDTARAAVLCLGHRRTVMPKKKEKKEYNPLETGYNPLGGIRRFIKDEKGETEEAKIVKKMNEQTESVSKNSVDVGFIKSEDLEDVVSEVGETFEAIDLLEAEDSEGFRAGDDAAKRKYVETEDRNGKYIKSRIPRGTCTDIAFDATVRAAAPYQKSRHEADPTPGVKLEKQDLREKVRQKQVSSTFLFLLDTSGSLIIRNRMSKVKASIISMLETHYVKRDRVGLMTFNEEQIELVLAPTRAIEQLEPIINNIAVGQGTPLSEALIRVYEYMMPYTLKHGDERCHIVLITDGKSTLALDSSKDPIKESIEIAEQVRIPNADWIVIDTGLGFTKNDAPKDLAKALRGRFFLLDDLEKKEDTVDIWD; translated from the coding sequence ATGCCTGGCGTCGATGTGAACGCCGGCGTGTTCCCCTTCTCGGCCATCGTCGGCAATGAGATGGCGAAGACCGCCGTCCTCTGCGCGGCCGTCAGCCCCGGAATAAAAGCGGTCCTCATCAGGGGGCTCTCCGGAACCGGGAAGACAGCCATCGCGCGTTCGGTCCCCTGCATCGACCCGGGAAGGAAGGTCGTCAACGTCCCCCTGAACGCCACCGGGGAGCAGATCTTCGGGGCCATAGACATGGAGGCCGCCATCGCCACCGGGAAGGTCGAGATGGCCGAGAGCCTCCTGAACCGCGCCGACGGGAACTACATCTACATGGACGACGCCGACCTCTTCGACACCAGCCTGCTGATCCAGATGCTGGACTCGGTGCATTCCAGGCGGGTGCGCGTCGAGAGGGAGAACATCTCGGCCGAGTACGGCTGCCAGACGAAGCTCCTGGCGAGCATGAACTCCACCAGGAGGTACCTGGACAGGCACGTCCTCGACATGTTCGACATAAGCGTCTCCATGCGCAGGCAGAAGGATGAGAGCCGGGCGGAGGAGATAATCCGCCGCGCTCTCGGCCTGGGGGACGGGAACAGCAGGCTCGAGAAGCTGTTCGCCGGCGATGATGAGAAGATCTCGAAGGAGGTCGCCGAGGCGAGGCGCCGGCTCCCCGAGGTGCGCATCCCGAAGACCCAGATGCGCAGCATCGCGCGCATCTGCACCTCGCTCGGCGTCAAAGGCTGCCGGGGGGCCCTCTCCACCGCCTACGCCGCGGCCGCCCTCTGCGCGCTCGACGGCAGGAGAATGGTCAGCAAGAAGGACACCGCCCGCGCGGCCGTGCTCTGCCTGGGCCACCGCCGCACCGTGATGCCGAAGAAGAAGGAGAAGAAGGAGTACAACCCGCTCGAGACGGGCTACAACCCGCTCGGCGGCATCCGCAGGTTCATCAAGGACGAGAAAGGGGAGACCGAGGAGGCCAAGATCGTCAAGAAGATGAACGAGCAGACCGAATCTGTTTCCAAGAACAGCGTCGATGTCGGGTTCATCAAATCCGAGGACCTGGAGGACGTGGTGTCCGAGGTCGGCGAGACCTTCGAGGCCATCGATCTCCTGGAAGCGGAGGACTCCGAAGGGTTCCGCGCCGGCGACGACGCCGCCAAGAGGAAGTACGTCGAGACCGAGGACAGGAACGGGAAGTACATCAAGTCCAGGATCCCGAGGGGCACCTGCACCGACATCGCCTTCGACGCCACCGTCCGCGCCGCCGCGCCGTACCAGAAGAGCAGGCACGAGGCCGACCCGACTCCCGGCGTGAAGCTGGAGAAGCAGGACCTCAGGGAGAAGGTGAGGCAGAAGCAGGTCTCCTCCACCTTCCTGTTCCTGCTGGACACCAGCGGGTCCCTCATCATACGCAACAGGATGTCCAAGGTCAAGGCGTCCATCATCTCCATGCTGGAGACCCATTACGTCAAGAGGGACCGTGTCGGGCTGATGACCTTCAACGAGGAGCAGATCGAGCTCGTCCTCGCCCCGACCAGGGCCATTGAGCAGCTGGAGCCGATCATCAACAACATCGCCGTCGGACAGGGGACCCCGCTCTCGGAGGCGCTGATCAGGGTGTACGAGTACATGATGCCGTACACCCTCAAGCACGGCGACGAGAGGTGCCACATAGTCCTCATCACCGACGGGAAATCGACGCTGGCCCTCGACTCCTCCAAGGACCCCATCAAGGAGAGCATCGAGATCGCGGAGCAGGTCCGCATCCCCAACGCCGACTGGATCGTCATCGACACCGGCCTCGGGTTCACCAAGAACGACGCTCCGAAGGACCTCGCCAAGGCCCTCCGGGGAAGGTTCTTCCTCCTGGACGACCTCGAGAAGAAAGAGGATACCGTGGACATCTGGGACTGA
- a CDS encoding thiamine pyrophosphate-dependent enzyme, with protein MSGLSLKELNNIPERLASGHRLCAGCAESIIARQVLMGTEKDVAVSVSTGCFEVSTTIFPYTSWKVPMVHTAFGNGAAACAGLETAYKSLKRQGKTDKDIKFVNFAGDGATYDIGLQSLSGAMERGHEMVYVCFNNEAYMNTGIQRSSATERGASTTTSWNGSVSYGKKEYPKDMTAVMVAHGIPYAAQAAPHAWRDMVTKANKAFECGGPAFINALSPCPRGWRFAPSDTIAISKLSVECCIWPLYEVVDGEYSMSAESRRIAENPDLKKPMSDWFASQGRFRHLKDERWAPVVEEIQKDVDKKWAKLQKLCGL; from the coding sequence ATGAGCGGACTTTCACTGAAGGAGCTCAACAACATACCCGAGAGGCTGGCCTCCGGGCACAGGCTCTGCGCCGGATGCGCGGAGTCGATAATCGCCAGGCAGGTCCTCATGGGGACCGAGAAGGACGTCGCGGTATCGGTCTCGACCGGATGCTTCGAGGTCTCGACCACCATCTTCCCGTACACATCCTGGAAGGTCCCGATGGTCCACACCGCCTTCGGTAACGGGGCCGCCGCCTGCGCCGGCCTCGAGACCGCCTACAAGTCCCTGAAGAGGCAGGGGAAGACGGACAAGGACATCAAGTTCGTCAACTTCGCCGGAGACGGTGCGACCTACGATATCGGCCTGCAGTCCCTGTCCGGCGCCATGGAGAGGGGGCACGAGATGGTGTACGTCTGCTTCAACAACGAGGCGTACATGAACACCGGCATCCAGAGGTCCTCCGCCACCGAGAGGGGAGCATCCACCACCACCTCGTGGAACGGGTCCGTCTCCTACGGAAAGAAGGAGTACCCCAAGGACATGACCGCGGTCATGGTCGCGCACGGCATCCCGTACGCCGCCCAGGCCGCCCCGCATGCCTGGAGGGACATGGTCACCAAGGCCAACAAGGCGTTCGAGTGCGGAGGCCCTGCCTTCATCAACGCCCTGTCGCCCTGCCCCAGGGGATGGAGGTTCGCCCCCAGCGACACCATCGCTATCTCCAAGCTGTCCGTCGAGTGCTGCATCTGGCCTCTCTACGAGGTCGTCGACGGCGAGTATTCGATGTCCGCCGAGTCCAGGAGGATCGCCGAGAACCCCGACCTGAAGAAGCCCATGTCCGACTGGTTCGCGAGCCAGGGCAGGTTCAGGCACCTCAAGGACGAGAGGTGGGCGCCCGTCGTGGAGGAGATCCAGAAGGACGTCGACAAGAAGTGGGCGAAGCTCCAGAAGCTCTGCGGGCTCTGA
- a CDS encoding DUF92 domain-containing protein, giving the protein MDALEALAILALSAVLSAVAFRRGLLTKDGAAAAFVSACIIGLCGSIWWLLAYLVFPAVAFAATMIDIGKKEEKGLQEGKKGERSALNILGVGLAPAAIALVNLTDSTFGGGDTADLLACAFISAVAVSMADTVSSEIGVLDDKVWMITTMKRTEPGINGGISRLGLLSSLIAVFIYAFIAWFFVFGDFDLLFLIPAVCGMIGNLLDSVVGAVLENKGLISKYGNNCVTAFAGGAVGFLIYFAAA; this is encoded by the coding sequence ATGGATGCGCTCGAGGCTCTGGCTATATTGGCTTTATCTGCTGTCTTGTCAGCAGTGGCCTTCCGCCGGGGCCTGCTGACCAAGGACGGCGCCGCCGCAGCCTTCGTCTCAGCATGCATCATAGGGCTCTGCGGCTCGATCTGGTGGCTGCTGGCATATTTGGTTTTCCCGGCCGTCGCCTTCGCCGCGACCATGATCGATATCGGCAAGAAGGAGGAGAAAGGACTCCAGGAAGGGAAGAAAGGCGAGCGTTCTGCCCTGAACATCCTGGGCGTGGGCCTGGCACCTGCGGCCATCGCTCTCGTCAATCTCACCGACAGCACGTTCGGCGGCGGAGACACGGCCGACCTTCTGGCCTGCGCCTTCATCTCAGCGGTGGCCGTCTCCATGGCCGATACGGTCTCCAGCGAGATCGGGGTGCTAGACGACAAGGTGTGGATGATCACCACCATGAAGCGCACAGAGCCCGGTATCAACGGCGGAATCTCCCGCCTGGGTCTTCTGTCCTCCCTTATCGCTGTCTTCATCTACGCCTTCATCGCGTGGTTCTTCGTCTTCGGGGACTTCGATCTCCTCTTCCTCATCCCCGCGGTCTGCGGGATGATCGGGAACCTCCTCGACAGCGTCGTCGGGGCGGTTCTCGAGAACAAAGGGCTCATCTCGAAGTATGGCAACAACTGCGTCACCGCCTTCGCCGGCGGGGCCGTAGGGTTTCTGATCTACTTCGCGGCCGCATGA
- a CDS encoding DUF368 domain-containing protein — translation MAERFRGFKEVVVGILVGITAMLPGISGAVICVCFGIYERIVRDLALLRVYLKKDFWFILYLVAGVLIGTLIAAKILSGAMDRYPTESLFLFAGLIAGQLPAVWKMTEPDKGRFGRNEWIATAVGFIIMGSMLAADLMGNGGDTELGHSAADMAIMFAVGLVVAVSALMPGISHSTVLVVFGLFTAFTDSISNMDAALLLPLALGAIIGVLGFSKVVQYALTKHHRLTGCLIFGLTAGSLVTVAFSTIADIDGWVHAVGGAAAFIIGLAVSIWFLRKGDLQDMNMPDPDPDKI, via the coding sequence ATGGCAGAACGTTTCCGCGGGTTCAAGGAAGTCGTGGTCGGGATACTGGTCGGCATCACGGCCATGCTCCCCGGCATCAGCGGCGCGGTCATCTGCGTATGCTTCGGCATCTACGAGCGCATCGTCCGCGACCTGGCCCTTCTGCGCGTGTACCTGAAGAAGGATTTCTGGTTCATCCTCTATCTGGTGGCCGGGGTCCTTATCGGGACCCTCATCGCCGCCAAGATCCTCAGCGGCGCTATGGACCGTTATCCCACGGAATCCCTGTTCCTGTTCGCCGGCCTCATCGCCGGGCAGCTGCCGGCGGTATGGAAGATGACCGAGCCCGATAAAGGCAGGTTCGGCCGCAACGAATGGATCGCGACCGCCGTCGGCTTCATCATCATGGGCTCCATGCTGGCCGCCGACCTCATGGGCAACGGCGGAGACACCGAGCTGGGTCATTCCGCAGCGGATATGGCGATCATGTTCGCGGTAGGGCTCGTAGTAGCGGTCTCGGCGCTCATGCCCGGCATCAGCCACTCGACCGTCCTGGTCGTGTTCGGCCTCTTCACCGCCTTCACGGACAGCATCAGCAACATGGACGCGGCCCTCCTGCTGCCCCTGGCGCTCGGAGCCATCATAGGGGTGCTGGGATTCTCGAAGGTCGTGCAGTACGCCCTTACCAAGCACCACCGCCTCACCGGATGCCTCATATTCGGCCTCACGGCGGGATCGCTTGTCACCGTCGCTTTCTCCACGATCGCCGATATTGACGGATGGGTCCATGCGGTCGGAGGGGCTGCGGCGTTCATCATCGGGCTCGCAGTCAGCATCTGGTTCCTCAGGAAGGGCGACCTCCAGGACATGAACATGCCCGACCCGGATCCGGATAAGATCTGA
- a CDS encoding AAA family ATPase encodes MEETETTLFPFTKIVKQEKMKRALLLNVIDPTIGGVLIKGEKGTAKSTAVRSMEQFLPSRPAVKGCAYRCDPRFPKRLCADCKARIAAGEKLETVNVPMKVVELPLNATEDRVSGTLDIEYILKTGKKKFEPGILASANGNILYVDEINLLDDHIIDLLLDSAAMGVNYVEREGVSFSHPARFVLVGTMNPEEGNLRPQLLDRFGLSVEVEAEDSIETRMEVIRRRIAFDADPEAYVAAEKDSLNELTEKIEAARNLVKKIPADDDAVRMAAKISMNYNMEGHRADITLIRAARANAALEGRDKITKEDMEAVAALVLAHRVKKRAFDKSGFDEAGVRKCLASM; translated from the coding sequence ATGGAAGAGACTGAGACTACACTGTTCCCGTTCACGAAGATTGTAAAGCAGGAGAAAATGAAAAGGGCGCTCCTCCTGAACGTCATCGACCCCACGATCGGCGGAGTGCTGATCAAAGGAGAGAAAGGAACTGCGAAGTCCACTGCGGTGAGGTCCATGGAGCAGTTCCTGCCCTCCAGGCCTGCCGTCAAAGGGTGCGCATACCGCTGCGACCCGCGCTTCCCCAAGAGGCTGTGCGCCGACTGCAAGGCGAGGATCGCCGCCGGCGAGAAGCTCGAGACCGTGAACGTCCCCATGAAGGTCGTAGAACTTCCCCTGAACGCCACCGAGGACAGGGTGTCCGGGACCCTCGACATCGAGTACATCCTGAAGACCGGGAAGAAGAAGTTCGAGCCCGGCATCCTGGCGAGCGCCAACGGCAACATACTCTATGTGGATGAGATCAACCTCCTGGATGACCATATCATCGACCTGCTCCTGGACTCTGCGGCCATGGGCGTGAACTATGTGGAAAGGGAAGGCGTGTCCTTCTCCCACCCCGCGAGGTTCGTGCTCGTAGGAACCATGAACCCTGAAGAAGGCAATCTGAGGCCCCAGCTCCTGGACAGGTTCGGCCTCTCCGTCGAGGTCGAAGCGGAGGACAGCATCGAGACCAGGATGGAGGTCATCAGGCGCAGGATCGCGTTCGACGCCGATCCCGAGGCGTACGTCGCCGCCGAGAAGGACAGCCTGAACGAGCTCACCGAGAAGATCGAGGCCGCCAGGAATCTCGTGAAGAAGATCCCCGCCGACGATGACGCCGTCCGCATGGCGGCCAAGATCTCCATGAACTACAACATGGAGGGGCACAGGGCGGACATCACCCTCATCCGCGCCGCCAGGGCCAACGCCGCCCTCGAAGGAAGGGACAAGATCACCAAGGAGGACATGGAGGCCGTCGCGGCGCTCGTGCTCGCCCACAGGGTGAAGAAGAGGGCCTTCGACAAGTCCGGGTTCGACGAGGCCGGGGTACGCAAATGCCTGGCGTCGATGTGA
- the pyrB gene encoding aspartate carbamoyltransferase: MESLYDKDLVSIRDLSKDQIEYILDLSKKMVPYARGEKVKRALDGKILGNLFFEPSTRTKLSFESAAYRLGCDVIDVSEMSMTSIAKGETLADTIRMVDAYCDVIVLRHPYEGAARLAADVSENPVINAGDGAGSHPTQMLLDLFTMKEAKGSLEGLNVTMVGDLKYGRTVHTLAQALTNFGVHLTLVAPDSLQMPQDIVDRIKSHGCNPRRTDRLEDVIGDADVLYVTRIQRERFPDPAEYQKVAGTYRIDNAMLRNAKDDMIVMHPLPRVNEIATEVDSTPHARYFQQAFNGVPVRMAILCSILGGEI; this comes from the coding sequence ATGGAATCGCTTTATGACAAGGACCTCGTCTCCATCCGGGACCTGAGCAAGGACCAGATAGAGTACATCCTCGACCTGTCGAAGAAGATGGTCCCCTATGCGAGAGGGGAGAAGGTCAAACGCGCCTTGGACGGAAAGATCCTCGGCAACCTTTTCTTCGAGCCGTCCACCCGGACCAAGCTGTCCTTCGAGAGCGCGGCCTACCGCCTCGGATGCGACGTCATCGACGTGTCCGAGATGTCCATGACCTCCATCGCCAAAGGAGAGACGCTGGCGGACACCATCAGGATGGTCGATGCCTACTGCGACGTCATCGTGCTCAGGCACCCCTACGAGGGGGCCGCCAGGCTGGCCGCGGATGTCTCCGAGAACCCGGTCATAAACGCCGGCGACGGCGCCGGATCTCATCCGACCCAGATGCTGCTCGACCTCTTCACCATGAAGGAGGCCAAGGGATCGCTCGAGGGCCTCAACGTCACCATGGTGGGCGACCTGAAGTACGGACGCACCGTGCACACCCTGGCGCAGGCCCTCACCAACTTCGGCGTCCATCTCACCCTGGTCGCCCCCGACAGCCTGCAGATGCCCCAGGACATCGTCGACAGGATAAAGAGCCACGGCTGCAACCCCCGCAGGACCGACAGGCTGGAGGACGTAATCGGCGACGCCGACGTCCTCTACGTCACCAGGATCCAGAGGGAGAGGTTCCCCGACCCTGCGGAATACCAGAAGGTCGCCGGGACGTACAGGATCGACAACGCCATGCTCAGGAACGCCAAGGACGATATGATCGTCATGCACCCTCTCCCGAGGGTGAACGAGATCGCGACGGAGGTCGACAGCACCCCGCACGCCCGCTACTTCCAGCAGGCGTTCAACGGCGTGCCGGTCAGGATGGCCATCCTGTGCTCCATACTGGGGGGAGAGATATGA
- a CDS encoding energy-coupling factor ABC transporter permease produces the protein MEGYLPLEWCIIWYLVMIPFVVLGFRKIVRIVRSHPEQRMLVALSGAFIFLLSSLKLPSVTGSSSHPTGTGLAVVLYGVFVCSSLSMIVLIFQALLLAHGGITTLGANCVSMGIIGPAAGLLAWRLLRGLRVRVVPSMFAAAFFADLTTYVVTAVQLTICYHSNGWGAAFTDFMTTYAVTQIPLSFVEGMLFAMFAKYLLITRPDIFGQDKPDKPINWKAYAAGFAIIAVAVVGILAYGDSQGMDFGGSDDAGSGDIADNNGGSYEPWTSGIWGDYELPGETESMLFALQAAIGALIIGYFIGIQHAKRKLSDNAPPARPLPAAGDGEKKDEEDILEKIYEF, from the coding sequence ATGGAAGGTTACCTCCCGCTGGAATGGTGCATCATCTGGTATCTCGTGATGATCCCGTTCGTGGTGCTGGGGTTCAGGAAAATTGTCAGGATCGTACGTTCGCATCCGGAGCAGAGGATGCTGGTCGCTCTTTCGGGGGCGTTCATATTCCTGCTCTCGTCTCTTAAATTGCCGTCCGTCACCGGATCGAGTTCGCATCCGACAGGGACGGGGCTCGCAGTCGTCCTCTACGGGGTGTTCGTATGTTCTTCGCTCTCTATGATCGTCCTGATATTCCAGGCCCTGCTCCTCGCTCACGGAGGCATAACAACCCTGGGAGCGAACTGCGTTTCTATGGGTATCATCGGGCCTGCCGCCGGGCTTCTGGCATGGAGGCTGCTCAGGGGGCTCCGCGTCAGGGTCGTCCCTTCGATGTTCGCGGCGGCGTTCTTCGCCGACCTCACGACCTATGTGGTCACGGCGGTCCAGCTGACCATCTGCTACCACAGCAACGGATGGGGGGCGGCGTTCACCGACTTCATGACCACATATGCTGTGACCCAGATCCCCCTTTCGTTCGTCGAGGGCATGCTGTTCGCCATGTTCGCGAAGTACCTGCTCATCACCCGCCCGGACATCTTCGGCCAGGACAAGCCGGACAAGCCGATCAACTGGAAGGCGTACGCGGCCGGGTTCGCAATTATTGCCGTCGCTGTGGTGGGGATCCTCGCCTACGGGGACTCCCAGGGCATGGACTTCGGCGGGTCGGACGATGCCGGCTCCGGCGATATCGCGGACAACAACGGCGGGAGCTACGAACCGTGGACATCCGGAATCTGGGGGGACTACGAGCTCCCCGGCGAGACCGAATCGATGCTGTTCGCCCTTCAGGCGGCCATCGGCGCCCTGATCATCGGTTACTTCATCGGGATACAGCATGCCAAGAGAAAGCTGTCCGATAATGCCCCGCCCGCGAGGCCGCTGCCGGCCGCCGGCGATGGGGAGAAGAAGGACGAAGAGGACATCCTCGAGAAGATCTACGAGTTCTGA
- the pyrI gene encoding aspartate carbamoyltransferase regulatory subunit encodes MNEAEDMEIKIPPIRNGTVIDHIENGQALNVLKILGVNENNIDSGISIGMHVRTEKPGKKWKDIVKIEDIELDETQVSKIALLAPEATISIIRDYYVAEKYDVKLGDKVEGLVRCSNPNCITNKGEPVSPKFWVECRNPPKLRCVYCDRTLNNISENLL; translated from the coding sequence ATGAACGAAGCAGAGGACATGGAGATCAAGATCCCGCCGATCAGGAACGGCACCGTAATAGACCATATCGAGAACGGGCAGGCGCTCAACGTCCTGAAGATCCTCGGCGTGAACGAGAACAACATTGATTCCGGGATCAGCATCGGCATGCACGTCAGGACCGAGAAGCCCGGGAAGAAATGGAAGGACATCGTGAAGATCGAGGACATCGAGCTCGATGAGACCCAGGTGAGCAAGATCGCCCTCCTCGCCCCCGAGGCCACCATCTCCATCATCCGCGACTACTACGTCGCGGAGAAGTACGACGTCAAGCTCGGCGACAAGGTCGAGGGGCTTGTCAGGTGCAGCAACCCGAACTGCATCACCAACAAGGGCGAGCCTGTCTCCCCCAAGTTCTGGGTCGAGTGCAGGAACCCGCCGAAGCTGAGGTGCGTGTACTGCGACCGCACCCTCAACAACATCTCGGAAAACCTTCTATGA
- a CDS encoding DUF5591 domain-containing protein, which produces MLDVICRSQRGRACNYGREGAALRTPLLLKTGAEGVTGVVLDGRGRTVRILGAEVSVDPKCKTSANSGVSAEARTKDGISVLRFPLRGDEVLPDDSEVLIIPNGFDLKEDFRALCDQMVKAREVAGFGRLLGVLGLAEPADLALLIYMGVDIVDDGWCRAAGTCGMKLISEGRIESKGDFSEENVRAMEEELSKVDAFLGAGRLRELVDQRSFSSPVEVAALRVFDAEGYAYQEECFPTVGTRFSCNTVQALRRPDIVRYERMMAERYVPPEHKRILLLLPCSAKKPYHTSKTHKLFASAIHTAPHDTLVHEVIVTSPLGAVPRELDAMYPANSYDIPVTGEWKPEEKERIRRMLKDLVSKGHYEKVVCHLGEDRELVEGLFGDTEVIDTVVGDPVSPKSLENLDKALRSAAADMEPVDYMIDRKETIRSALGFQFGRDVADAIMDGSTYGVGRFPYWKIFRDLPEGKGRIQLGMMSPERGMFSLTMDGARILAGMGRNTVQIQDFPLKGSLFAVGVEKADPSLRIGDEAVIVCNGDVRGVGVAAMCGREMEQLKRGIAVKTRHKLEG; this is translated from the coding sequence ATGTTGGATGTCATCTGCAGGTCCCAGAGGGGCAGGGCCTGCAATTACGGCAGGGAGGGCGCCGCCCTCAGGACGCCCCTCCTGCTGAAGACCGGGGCGGAGGGCGTTACCGGCGTGGTGCTGGACGGGAGAGGCCGCACGGTGCGCATCCTGGGCGCCGAGGTCTCGGTCGACCCGAAATGCAAGACCTCCGCCAATTCCGGCGTCTCGGCCGAGGCGCGGACCAAGGACGGCATCTCCGTCCTGAGGTTCCCCCTGCGCGGCGACGAGGTCCTTCCGGATGACTCGGAGGTCCTCATCATCCCCAACGGCTTCGATTTGAAAGAGGATTTCCGCGCTCTCTGCGACCAGATGGTCAAAGCTCGCGAAGTGGCAGGGTTCGGACGCCTGCTCGGCGTGCTGGGCCTTGCCGAGCCCGCCGACCTGGCGCTCCTCATCTACATGGGCGTCGACATCGTCGACGACGGCTGGTGCAGGGCGGCCGGGACCTGCGGCATGAAGCTCATCTCCGAGGGCAGGATCGAAAGCAAAGGCGACTTCTCCGAGGAGAACGTCCGCGCCATGGAGGAGGAGCTCTCCAAGGTCGATGCGTTCCTTGGTGCCGGCAGGCTCAGGGAACTCGTCGACCAGAGGTCGTTCTCCTCGCCGGTGGAGGTGGCCGCCCTCCGTGTCTTCGACGCCGAAGGCTACGCCTACCAGGAGGAGTGCTTCCCCACGGTCGGGACCAGGTTCTCCTGCAACACCGTCCAGGCCCTGAGGAGGCCGGACATCGTCAGGTACGAGAGGATGATGGCCGAGCGCTACGTCCCGCCCGAGCACAAGAGGATCCTGCTCCTGCTCCCGTGCTCCGCGAAGAAACCGTACCACACTTCGAAGACCCACAAGCTCTTCGCATCGGCGATCCACACCGCCCCGCACGACACCCTGGTCCATGAGGTCATCGTTACCTCCCCGCTGGGAGCGGTGCCGAGGGAGCTTGATGCCATGTACCCGGCGAACTCCTACGACATCCCGGTCACCGGCGAGTGGAAGCCGGAGGAGAAGGAGAGGATACGCCGGATGCTGAAGGACCTGGTATCCAAAGGGCATTACGAGAAGGTCGTCTGCCATCTCGGCGAGGACAGGGAGCTGGTGGAAGGGCTGTTCGGCGATACCGAGGTCATCGACACTGTCGTCGGGGACCCCGTGTCCCCCAAGTCCCTGGAGAACCTTGACAAGGCGCTCAGGTCCGCAGCCGCTGACATGGAGCCTGTCGATTACATGATCGACAGGAAGGAGACCATACGCTCCGCGCTCGGGTTCCAGTTCGGGAGGGACGTTGCCGATGCCATAATGGACGGCAGCACCTACGGCGTCGGAAGGTTCCCCTATTGGAAGATCTTCAGGGACCTGCCGGAAGGCAAAGGCAGGATCCAGCTGGGCATGATGTCCCCGGAGAGGGGGATGTTCTCCCTCACCATGGACGGCGCGCGCATCCTGGCCGGCATGGGCAGGAACACTGTTCAGATTCAGGATTTCCCCCTGAAAGGCAGCCTCTTCGCTGTCGGGGTCGAGAAGGCCGACCCGTCGCTGCGCATCGGCGACGAGGCCGTAATCGTCTGCAACGGGGACGTACGCGGGGTAGGGGTCGCCGCCATGTGCGGGCGCGAGATGGAGCAGCTGAAGCGCGGGATCGCTGTGAAGACCCGCCACAAGCTGGAAGGCTGA
- a CDS encoding AAA family ATPase gives MKMIVVAGMPGAGKEEFLSAGRAAGIPFVRMGDLVREFYAASGAEARGIGMGEFAGNERNERGTDIWAKRAVEKAEGDVFMIDGCRSMDEVRAFRKHGEVTVVSVHASPQTRYARLVKRGREDAPRNMAEFDARDAREISWGSAEVIALSDLTIENMSSLEDFRSRSAQLLGSLL, from the coding sequence ATGAAGATGATAGTCGTCGCCGGCATGCCCGGGGCCGGGAAGGAGGAGTTCCTCTCCGCTGGCCGGGCGGCCGGCATCCCCTTCGTCCGCATGGGGGACCTGGTCAGGGAGTTCTATGCCGCATCCGGGGCCGAGGCCCGCGGGATCGGCATGGGCGAGTTCGCAGGGAACGAACGCAATGAGCGCGGGACCGACATCTGGGCGAAGAGGGCCGTCGAAAAGGCCGAGGGAGATGTTTTCATGATCGACGGATGCCGCAGCATGGACGAGGTCAGAGCCTTCCGGAAGCACGGAGAGGTGACCGTGGTCTCCGTCCACGCTTCCCCGCAGACCAGATATGCCAGACTGGTGAAGCGTGGCAGGGAGGACGCTCCCCGGAACATGGCGGAGTTCGATGCCCGCGACGCCCGCGAGATATCCTGGGGGTCCGCCGAGGTCATAGCCCTTTCCGACCTCACCATCGAGAACATGTCCTCCCTCGAGGATTTCCGCTCCAGGTCCGCGCAGCTGCTGGGGTCCCTGCTATGA